A part of Ascochyta rabiei chromosome 3, complete sequence genomic DNA contains:
- a CDS encoding transcription elongation factor TFIIS, giving the protein MAMDAKEIELRGKAIGKAIQENEPSASVIKLLNDLKTGVHATEDILRSTRIGVTINRLRTHKDPAVQKLATELVSKWRDEVKKQPKKGTPAKVASATNGSASPAPASSAAASPAPSQNKQKHTVDPAKRNHKTDKVNYEVTGEEARDMSVRLMYDGLAHMSTELPDLIISIAKQVEAAAYANAGRVNEAYKTKMRSLFQNLKAKSNPGLRKRVLSGDVPPKKFVVMTHDEMKSDERRAEDEKLEKENMNQAMVAQVEKSISKEFQCGKCKQKMVSYSQAQTRSADEPMTTFCECMNCGNRWKFS; this is encoded by the exons ATGGCTATGGATGCCAAGGAGATCGAGTTGCGGGGAAAGGCGATCGGCAAGGCTATACAGGAGAATGAGCCCAGCGCATCGGTGATCAAACTGCTGAACGACCTAAAGACCGGCGTCCACGCGACCGAGGACATTCTGCGATCAACGAGGATTGGTGTCACTATCAACCGTCTGCGCACACACAAAGACCCCGCCGTGCAGAAGCTTGCAACCGAATTGGTATCGAAATGGAGGGACGAGGTCAAGAAGCAACCCAAGAAAGGTACACCAGCGAAGGTTGCTTCAGCAACAAACGGAAGCGCCTCGCCTGCGCCTGCTTCTTCGGCTGCTGCTTCGCCTGCGCCCAGTCAAAACAAGCAAAAGCATACTGTAGATCCTGCGAAGCGCAACCACAAGACGGACAAAGTCAACTATGAGGTCACTGGAGAGGAGGCGCGAGACATGTCTGTGCGCCTCATGTACGACGGTTTGGCGCATATGAGCACCGAGT TACCCGACCTGATCATCTCCATCGCAAAGCAAGTAGAGGCCGCCGCATACGCAAACGCCGGCAGAGTCAACGAAGCCTACAAGACAAAGATGCGCTCGCTCTTCCAAAATCTGAAAGCCAAGTCCAACCCCGGGTTGCGAAAGCGTGTGCTGTCCGGGGACGTACCACCCAAGAAGTTTGTGGTCATGACGCATGACGAGATGAAGTCTGATGAGCGCCGCGCAGAAGACGAAAAGCTGGAGAAGGAGAACATGAACCAGGCCATGGTCGCGCAGGTCGAGAAGAGTATCTCTAAGGAGTTCCAGTGTGGAAAGTGCAAGCAGAAGATGGTCTCATACAGTCAGGCGCAGACGAGGAGTGCTGACGAACCGATGACGACCTTCTGCGAATGCATGAACTGCGGCAATAGGTGGAAGTTCTCGTAG